A genomic window from Cucumis melo cultivar AY chromosome 8, USDA_Cmelo_AY_1.0, whole genome shotgun sequence includes:
- the LOC103484314 gene encoding ferredoxin--NADP reductase, root isozyme, chloroplastic translates to MAHSTFSQVAVAVPVGSDLSVKRSVFKTSSLNFHDKPWSPVIALNLSLRGTRARGWQRQTVCMSVQQASAPKVSVAPLDLEDAKEPPLNLYKPKEPYTATIVSVERLVGPKAPGETCHIVIDHGGNVPYWEGQSYGVIPPGENPKKPGSPHNVRLYSIASTRYGDSFDGKTASLCVRRAVYYDPETGKEDPSKNGICSNYLCNSKPGDKVLITGPSGKIMLLPEDNPNATHIMIATGTGVAPFRGYLRRMFMESVPTFKFGGLAWLFLGVANTDSLLYDDEFSKYLKDYPDNFRYDRALSREQKNKSGGKMYVQDKIEEYSDEIFKLLDGGAHIYFCGLKGMMPGIQDTLKKVAEQRGEKWEEKLSQLKKNKQWHVEVY, encoded by the exons ATGGCCCACTCTACCTTTTCTCAG GTTGCTGTTGCTGTTCCAGTTGGAAGCGATTTGTCTGTTAAGAGATCAGTGTTCAAG ACAAGTAGCCTAAACTTCCATGATAAGCCATGGTCACCTGTCATAGCCCTGAACTTGAGCCTGAGGGGCACTCGGGCAAGAGGTTGGCAAAGGCAAACAGTATGCATGTCAGTGCAGCAAGCAAGTGCACCAAAGGTATCTGTTGCTCCTTTAGACCTCGAGGATGCTAAAGAGCCTCCATTGAATTTGTACAAACCAAAAGAACCTTATACCGCAACTATTGTTTCGGTTGAAAGACTTGTTGGTCCCAAAGCACCGGGAGAGACTTGCCATATTGTTATCGATCATGGTGGCAATGTCCCCTATTGGGAAGGTCAGAGCTATGGTGTTATTCCTCCA GGTGAAAACCCAAAGAAACCGGGGAGTCCACACAATGTTCGGCTCTACTCAATTGCATCAACTAGGTATGGAGATTCTTTTGATGGCAAGACTGCTAGTTTATGTGTTCGCCGGGCCGTTTATTATGACCCTGAAACTGGAAAGGAGGATCCTTCAAAGAACGGAATATGCAGCAATTATTTATGCAACTCAAAGCCTGGAGATAAAGTTCTGATCACAG GTCCATCGGGCAAGATAATGCTTCTTCCCGAAGACAACCCAAATGCCACCCACATAATGATTGCTACCGGCACTGGCGTCGCTCCATTTAGAGGTTATCTCCGTCGAATGTTCATGGAGTCTGTACCGACATTCAAATTTGGTGGCCTTGCTTGGCTTTTTCTAGGAGTGGCAAACACTGATAGTCTTTTATATGACGATGAATTCAGCAAGTATCTCAAGGACTATCCAGATAACTTCCGCTACGATCGAGCTCTTAGCAGGGAGCAAAAGAACAAGAGTGGAGGAAAAATGTATGTCCAGGACAAGATCGAAGAGTACAGTGATGAGATCTTTAAACTCTTGGATGGCGGAGCTCACATATACTTCTGCGGATTGAAAGGGATGATGCCTGGAATTCAGGACACACTGAAAAAGGTTGCAGAGCAAAGGGGTGAGAAATGGGAAGAGAAACTTTCACAGCTTAAAAAGAACAAACAGTGGCATGTTGAAGTTTACTGA